From a single Phalacrocorax carbo chromosome 10, bPhaCar2.1, whole genome shotgun sequence genomic region:
- the SRL gene encoding sarcalumenin isoform X3, whose product MKGLNLLCCCVASLLLLSTAEEVEDASEPTKRDRSHLESTLKLNEDKPADDFSGILQRLRKIYHSSIKPLEQSYRYNELRQHEITAYPGRTLGSSATDGEITSKPMVLFLGPWSVGKSSMINYLLGLDDTPYQLYTGAEPTTSEFTVIMHGPKLKTIEGIVMAADSARSFSPLEKFGQNFLEKLIGIEVPHKLLERVTFVDTPGIIENRKQQERGYPFNDVCQWFIDRADLIFVVFDPTKLDVGLELEMLFRQLKGRESQIRIILNKADSLATQELMRVYGALFWSLAPLINVTEPPRVYVSSFWPQEYQPDTHKDLFLKEEISLLEDLNQVIENRMENKIAFIRQHAIRVRIHALLVDRYLQTYKDKMTFFSDGELVFRDIVEDPDKFFIFKSILAKTNVSKFDLPNREAYKDFFGINPITSFKLLSQQCSYMGGCFLEKIEKAIARELPDLLGSIGLGKKPNILSCDITGCGETPKNRYRKP is encoded by the exons ATGAAGGGCCTcaacctgctctgctgctgcgtGGCCTCGCTCCTGCTCCTCAGCACTGCAG aaGAGGTTGAAGATGCCAGCGAGCCAACCAAGCGTGACCGGTCCCACTTGGAGAGCACCCTCAAGCTGAACGAGGACAAACCTGCTGATGATTTCTCAG GAATACTGCAGCGGCTGAGGAAGATCTACCACTCCTCCATCAAGCCCCTGGAGCAGTCCTATAGGTACAACGAGCTGAGACAGCATGAGATCACAG CTTACCCCGGACGCACCCTGGGCTCCTCCGCCACAG ATGGGGAGATCACTTCCAAGCCAATGGTGCTATTCCTGGGACCGTGGAGTGTCGGCAAATCTTCCATGATAAACTACCTCCTCGGGCTGGATGACACGCCCTACCAGCTATACACAG GGGCAGAACCCACCACTTCCGAATTCACTGTCATCATGCATGGCCCCAAGCTGAAGACCATCGAGGGCATTGTGATGGCTGCTGACAGCGCCCGCTCCTTCTCACCCCTGGAGAAGTTTGGGCAGAACTTCTTGGAGAAGCTGATAGGGATTGAGGTGCCCCAcaaactgctggagagagtcaCCTTCGTGGACACGCCAGGCATCATTGAAAACCGCAAGCAGCAAGAACGAG GTTACCCTTTCAACGATGTGTGTCAGTGGTTCATTGACAGAGCTGATCTCATCTTTGTTGTCTTTGACCCTACGAAGCTGGATGTGGGCTTGGAGCTGGAGATGCTCTTTCGCCAGCTAAAGGGCCGTGAGTCTCAGATCCGAATCATCTTGAACAAAGCTGACAGCCTGGCTACTCAGGAGCTCATGAGAGTCTACGGTGCCTTATTCTGGAGTTTGGCTCCTCTCATCAATGTCACAGAGCCGCCCAGAGTGTATGTTAGCTCCTTCTGGCCCCAGGAGTACCAGCCAGATACCCACAAAGACCTGTTCCTCAAAGAAGAGATATCGCTTCTGGAAGATCTCAACCAGGTGATAGAGAACAGGATGGAAAATAAGATTGCCTTCATACGCCAGCACGCCATCCGGGTTCGCATCCATGCCCTTTTGGTCGATCGCTATCTGCAGACCTACAAGGACAAAATGACCTTCTTTAGTGATGGAGAACTGGTGTTCAGGGACATTGTGGAGGATCCTGACAAGTTCTTTATCTTTAAGTCCATTCTGGCAAAGACCAATGTCAGCAAATTTGACCTCCCCAACCGTGAGGCTTACAAGGACTTCTTTGGCATCAACCCCATCACTAGTTTTAAGCTGCTGTCTCAGCAGTGTTCCTACATGGGAGGATGTTTCCTAGAGAAGATTGAGAAGGCCATCGCTCGCGAGCTTCCCGATCTCTTGGGAAGCATTGGCTTGGGGAAGAAACCCAACATTCTCTCCTGCGACATCACTGGCTGTGGTGAAACCCCAAAGAATCGCTACAGGAAACCCTAA
- the SRL gene encoding sarcalumenin isoform X2, whose protein sequence is MKGLNLLCCCVASLLLLSTAELHAPGTDHVGSAAESPLPAAEPRLEEKAADGSPEEDQDGGPANTSLRGAAEEGHGEGEEEPAGGLSRDLGPGDGQPEDTTMEKGQDGPSKVQGPGENAMLGAPEAAHHEGNHQPGSQDGFHAWEDEEPSTKKGASEKQGQPGEEKMEEPRAVSAPDGGEEGGKQSSEEGDEDGESEEDEHGESEEDGGEGDSEEEGESKEEEESEEDDAGPAGPEDGAEGSDKEAADAASKNGHGKPTAAGKGEGRDGPASCHHSPCSDAAQDPAAVMEVPPAAEDPAVVGDSPPAEDPPAVVGDPPAAEDPPADKPLLAETESPPGHSTHPAATEPRHGQIEEVEDASEPTKRDRSHLESTLKLNEDKPADDFSGILQRLRKIYHSSIKPLEQSYRYNELRQHEITDGEITSKPMVLFLGPWSVGKSSMINYLLGLDDTPYQLYTGAEPTTSEFTVIMHGPKLKTIEGIVMAADSARSFSPLEKFGQNFLEKLIGIEVPHKLLERVTFVDTPGIIENRKQQERGYPFNDVCQWFIDRADLIFVVFDPTKLDVGLELEMLFRQLKGRESQIRIILNKADSLATQELMRVYGALFWSLAPLINVTEPPRVYVSSFWPQEYQPDTHKDLFLKEEISLLEDLNQVIENRMENKIAFIRQHAIRVRIHALLVDRYLQTYKDKMTFFSDGELVFRDIVEDPDKFFIFKSILAKTNVSKFDLPNREAYKDFFGINPITSFKLLSQQCSYMGGCFLEKIEKAIARELPDLLGSIGLGKKPNILSCDITGCGETPKNRYRKP, encoded by the exons ATGAAGGGCCTcaacctgctctgctgctgcgtGGCCTCGCTCCTGCTCCTCAGCACTGCAG AGCTGCATGCCCCTGGCACGGACCATGTTGGCAGCGCTGCCGAAAGCCCCTTGCCGGCTGCAGAGCccaggctggaggagaaggcagctgaTGGCAGCCCTGAGGAGGACCAAGATGGTGGCCCAGCCAACACCTCCTTGCGCGGCGCCGCCGAGGAGGGACATGGTGAGGGGGAGGAAGAGCCAGCAGGTGGCCTGAGCAGGGACCTGGGGCCAGGGGATGGCCAGCCAGAGGACACCACCATGGAGAAGGGCCAGGATGGGCCCAGCAAGGTGCAGGGCCCAGGGGAGAATGCCATGTTGGGTGCCCCCGAGGCCGCACATCATGAAGGGAACCACCAGCCTGGCTCACAAGATGGCTTCCATGCCTGGGAGGATGAGGAACCCAGCACCAAGAAAGGAGCCTCTGAGAAGCAAgggcagcctggggaagagaaaatgGAGGAGCCAAGAGCAGTGTCTGCTCCTGacgggggagaggaagggggcaagcagagctcagaggaaggTGATGAGGACGGGGAGTCTGAGGAAGATGAACATGGTGAGTCTGAGGAAGATGGAGGTGAGGGAGATtctgaggaggagggagagtctaaggaggaggaagagtctGAGGAAGATGATGCTGGGCCAGCAGGGCCAGAGGATGGAGCTGAAGGGAGTGACAAGGAAGCGGCTGATGCTGCCAGCAAAAATGGCCATGGCAAACCAACAGCTGCTGGCAAGGGAGAAGGTAGGGATGGCCCTGCCAGCTGCCATCACTCACCCTGCAGTGATGCAGCACAAGAccctgcagcagtgatggaagtCCCACCGGCAGCAGAAGATCCGGCAGTGGTGGGAGACTCACCACCAGCAGAAGACCCACCGGCAGTGGTGGGAGacccaccagcagcagaagaCCCCCCTGCAGACAAGCCATTGCTGGCAGAAACAGAGAGCCCACCAGGCCACAGCACCCACCCTGCTGCCACCGAACCCAGGCACGGCCAGATAG aaGAGGTTGAAGATGCCAGCGAGCCAACCAAGCGTGACCGGTCCCACTTGGAGAGCACCCTCAAGCTGAACGAGGACAAACCTGCTGATGATTTCTCAG GAATACTGCAGCGGCTGAGGAAGATCTACCACTCCTCCATCAAGCCCCTGGAGCAGTCCTATAGGTACAACGAGCTGAGACAGCATGAGATCACAG ATGGGGAGATCACTTCCAAGCCAATGGTGCTATTCCTGGGACCGTGGAGTGTCGGCAAATCTTCCATGATAAACTACCTCCTCGGGCTGGATGACACGCCCTACCAGCTATACACAG GGGCAGAACCCACCACTTCCGAATTCACTGTCATCATGCATGGCCCCAAGCTGAAGACCATCGAGGGCATTGTGATGGCTGCTGACAGCGCCCGCTCCTTCTCACCCCTGGAGAAGTTTGGGCAGAACTTCTTGGAGAAGCTGATAGGGATTGAGGTGCCCCAcaaactgctggagagagtcaCCTTCGTGGACACGCCAGGCATCATTGAAAACCGCAAGCAGCAAGAACGAG GTTACCCTTTCAACGATGTGTGTCAGTGGTTCATTGACAGAGCTGATCTCATCTTTGTTGTCTTTGACCCTACGAAGCTGGATGTGGGCTTGGAGCTGGAGATGCTCTTTCGCCAGCTAAAGGGCCGTGAGTCTCAGATCCGAATCATCTTGAACAAAGCTGACAGCCTGGCTACTCAGGAGCTCATGAGAGTCTACGGTGCCTTATTCTGGAGTTTGGCTCCTCTCATCAATGTCACAGAGCCGCCCAGAGTGTATGTTAGCTCCTTCTGGCCCCAGGAGTACCAGCCAGATACCCACAAAGACCTGTTCCTCAAAGAAGAGATATCGCTTCTGGAAGATCTCAACCAGGTGATAGAGAACAGGATGGAAAATAAGATTGCCTTCATACGCCAGCACGCCATCCGGGTTCGCATCCATGCCCTTTTGGTCGATCGCTATCTGCAGACCTACAAGGACAAAATGACCTTCTTTAGTGATGGAGAACTGGTGTTCAGGGACATTGTGGAGGATCCTGACAAGTTCTTTATCTTTAAGTCCATTCTGGCAAAGACCAATGTCAGCAAATTTGACCTCCCCAACCGTGAGGCTTACAAGGACTTCTTTGGCATCAACCCCATCACTAGTTTTAAGCTGCTGTCTCAGCAGTGTTCCTACATGGGAGGATGTTTCCTAGAGAAGATTGAGAAGGCCATCGCTCGCGAGCTTCCCGATCTCTTGGGAAGCATTGGCTTGGGGAAGAAACCCAACATTCTCTCCTGCGACATCACTGGCTGTGGTGAAACCCCAAAGAATCGCTACAGGAAACCCTAA
- the SRL gene encoding sarcalumenin isoform X1: MKGLNLLCCCVASLLLLSTAELHAPGTDHVGSAAESPLPAAEPRLEEKAADGSPEEDQDGGPANTSLRGAAEEGHGEGEEEPAGGLSRDLGPGDGQPEDTTMEKGQDGPSKVQGPGENAMLGAPEAAHHEGNHQPGSQDGFHAWEDEEPSTKKGASEKQGQPGEEKMEEPRAVSAPDGGEEGGKQSSEEGDEDGESEEDEHGESEEDGGEGDSEEEGESKEEEESEEDDAGPAGPEDGAEGSDKEAADAASKNGHGKPTAAGKGEGRDGPASCHHSPCSDAAQDPAAVMEVPPAAEDPAVVGDSPPAEDPPAVVGDPPAAEDPPADKPLLAETESPPGHSTHPAATEPRHGQIEEVEDASEPTKRDRSHLESTLKLNEDKPADDFSGILQRLRKIYHSSIKPLEQSYRYNELRQHEITAYPGRTLGSSATDGEITSKPMVLFLGPWSVGKSSMINYLLGLDDTPYQLYTGAEPTTSEFTVIMHGPKLKTIEGIVMAADSARSFSPLEKFGQNFLEKLIGIEVPHKLLERVTFVDTPGIIENRKQQERGYPFNDVCQWFIDRADLIFVVFDPTKLDVGLELEMLFRQLKGRESQIRIILNKADSLATQELMRVYGALFWSLAPLINVTEPPRVYVSSFWPQEYQPDTHKDLFLKEEISLLEDLNQVIENRMENKIAFIRQHAIRVRIHALLVDRYLQTYKDKMTFFSDGELVFRDIVEDPDKFFIFKSILAKTNVSKFDLPNREAYKDFFGINPITSFKLLSQQCSYMGGCFLEKIEKAIARELPDLLGSIGLGKKPNILSCDITGCGETPKNRYRKP; encoded by the exons ATGAAGGGCCTcaacctgctctgctgctgcgtGGCCTCGCTCCTGCTCCTCAGCACTGCAG AGCTGCATGCCCCTGGCACGGACCATGTTGGCAGCGCTGCCGAAAGCCCCTTGCCGGCTGCAGAGCccaggctggaggagaaggcagctgaTGGCAGCCCTGAGGAGGACCAAGATGGTGGCCCAGCCAACACCTCCTTGCGCGGCGCCGCCGAGGAGGGACATGGTGAGGGGGAGGAAGAGCCAGCAGGTGGCCTGAGCAGGGACCTGGGGCCAGGGGATGGCCAGCCAGAGGACACCACCATGGAGAAGGGCCAGGATGGGCCCAGCAAGGTGCAGGGCCCAGGGGAGAATGCCATGTTGGGTGCCCCCGAGGCCGCACATCATGAAGGGAACCACCAGCCTGGCTCACAAGATGGCTTCCATGCCTGGGAGGATGAGGAACCCAGCACCAAGAAAGGAGCCTCTGAGAAGCAAgggcagcctggggaagagaaaatgGAGGAGCCAAGAGCAGTGTCTGCTCCTGacgggggagaggaagggggcaagcagagctcagaggaaggTGATGAGGACGGGGAGTCTGAGGAAGATGAACATGGTGAGTCTGAGGAAGATGGAGGTGAGGGAGATtctgaggaggagggagagtctaaggaggaggaagagtctGAGGAAGATGATGCTGGGCCAGCAGGGCCAGAGGATGGAGCTGAAGGGAGTGACAAGGAAGCGGCTGATGCTGCCAGCAAAAATGGCCATGGCAAACCAACAGCTGCTGGCAAGGGAGAAGGTAGGGATGGCCCTGCCAGCTGCCATCACTCACCCTGCAGTGATGCAGCACAAGAccctgcagcagtgatggaagtCCCACCGGCAGCAGAAGATCCGGCAGTGGTGGGAGACTCACCACCAGCAGAAGACCCACCGGCAGTGGTGGGAGacccaccagcagcagaagaCCCCCCTGCAGACAAGCCATTGCTGGCAGAAACAGAGAGCCCACCAGGCCACAGCACCCACCCTGCTGCCACCGAACCCAGGCACGGCCAGATAG aaGAGGTTGAAGATGCCAGCGAGCCAACCAAGCGTGACCGGTCCCACTTGGAGAGCACCCTCAAGCTGAACGAGGACAAACCTGCTGATGATTTCTCAG GAATACTGCAGCGGCTGAGGAAGATCTACCACTCCTCCATCAAGCCCCTGGAGCAGTCCTATAGGTACAACGAGCTGAGACAGCATGAGATCACAG CTTACCCCGGACGCACCCTGGGCTCCTCCGCCACAG ATGGGGAGATCACTTCCAAGCCAATGGTGCTATTCCTGGGACCGTGGAGTGTCGGCAAATCTTCCATGATAAACTACCTCCTCGGGCTGGATGACACGCCCTACCAGCTATACACAG GGGCAGAACCCACCACTTCCGAATTCACTGTCATCATGCATGGCCCCAAGCTGAAGACCATCGAGGGCATTGTGATGGCTGCTGACAGCGCCCGCTCCTTCTCACCCCTGGAGAAGTTTGGGCAGAACTTCTTGGAGAAGCTGATAGGGATTGAGGTGCCCCAcaaactgctggagagagtcaCCTTCGTGGACACGCCAGGCATCATTGAAAACCGCAAGCAGCAAGAACGAG GTTACCCTTTCAACGATGTGTGTCAGTGGTTCATTGACAGAGCTGATCTCATCTTTGTTGTCTTTGACCCTACGAAGCTGGATGTGGGCTTGGAGCTGGAGATGCTCTTTCGCCAGCTAAAGGGCCGTGAGTCTCAGATCCGAATCATCTTGAACAAAGCTGACAGCCTGGCTACTCAGGAGCTCATGAGAGTCTACGGTGCCTTATTCTGGAGTTTGGCTCCTCTCATCAATGTCACAGAGCCGCCCAGAGTGTATGTTAGCTCCTTCTGGCCCCAGGAGTACCAGCCAGATACCCACAAAGACCTGTTCCTCAAAGAAGAGATATCGCTTCTGGAAGATCTCAACCAGGTGATAGAGAACAGGATGGAAAATAAGATTGCCTTCATACGCCAGCACGCCATCCGGGTTCGCATCCATGCCCTTTTGGTCGATCGCTATCTGCAGACCTACAAGGACAAAATGACCTTCTTTAGTGATGGAGAACTGGTGTTCAGGGACATTGTGGAGGATCCTGACAAGTTCTTTATCTTTAAGTCCATTCTGGCAAAGACCAATGTCAGCAAATTTGACCTCCCCAACCGTGAGGCTTACAAGGACTTCTTTGGCATCAACCCCATCACTAGTTTTAAGCTGCTGTCTCAGCAGTGTTCCTACATGGGAGGATGTTTCCTAGAGAAGATTGAGAAGGCCATCGCTCGCGAGCTTCCCGATCTCTTGGGAAGCATTGGCTTGGGGAAGAAACCCAACATTCTCTCCTGCGACATCACTGGCTGTGGTGAAACCCCAAAGAATCGCTACAGGAAACCCTAA